A part of Populus alba chromosome 8, ASM523922v2, whole genome shotgun sequence genomic DNA contains:
- the LOC118062356 gene encoding putative SNAP25 homologous protein SNAP30 yields the protein MFGFRKSPANNKPTKQSSVNPPASFTSNPFDSDDESNAKQTLHHEKRTSSEPMLNVPNDAFDDRDGYKNDFRDSGGLENQSVQELENYATYKAEETTKSVTNCLRIAEDIRQDATRTLEMLHAQGEQITRTHNMAVDMDKDLGKGEKLLNNLGGIFSKPWKPKKTRDITGPLITADKPSKLNQYNRGEREKLGLAPRGRSAPTTPPPEPTNALQKVEAEKGKQDDALSDLSNILGDLKGMAIDMGSELDRQNKSLDHLSDDVDELNSRVKGANQRARRLLGK from the exons ATGTTTGGATTTAGGAAATCACCAGCAAATAATAAACCTACCAAGCAAAGTTCAGTGAACCCTCCAGCCTCTTTTACCTCTAACCCTTTTGATTCAGATGATGAATCCAATGCCAAGCAAACACTTCATCACGAAAAACGAACTTCTTCTGAGCCCATGCTTAATGTCCCCAATGATGCTTTCGATGATAGAGACGGGTACAAGAACGATTTCCGTGACTCAGGAGGGCTAGAGAACCAAAGTGTTCAAGAACTGGAGAACTATGCTACCTACAAGGCTGAGGAGACAACAAAGAGTGTTACTAACTGCCTCAGGATTGCCGAAGATATCAGACAAGATGCTACAAGGACTCTTGAAATGTTGCATGCTCAGGGTGAACAAATCACCAGGACCCACAACATGGCTGTTGATATGGATAAGGATCTCGGTAAG GGTGAGAAGCTCTTAAACAATCTCGGAGGCATTTTCTCTAAGCCTTGGAAGCCAAAGAAAACCCGGGATATAACAGGACCTTTGATCACAGCAG ATAAACCTTCCAAACTGAACCAATACAAcagaggagaaagagaaaagCTGGGTTTAGCTCCTAGAGGACGTTCAGCTCCTACAACACCTCCTCCTGAACCAACAAACGCACTGCAGAAAGTTGAG GCAGAGAAGGGAAAGCAAGATGATGCACTTTCAGATTTAAGCAACATCTTGGGTGATTTAAAAGGCATGGCAATTGATATGGGAAGTGAACTTGACAG GCAAAATAAATCCCTTGATCACCTTAGTGATGATGTTGATGAGCTGAACTCTCGAGTGAAAGGAGCTAATCAACGTGCACGCCGTTTGCTTGGGAAGTGA
- the LOC118062358 gene encoding probable WRKY transcription factor 57 yields MDDTENPDPGPEFTSESSWTLGPDSDRANCFFSNHRENSILSEYGWNLQSDEPARFMDLDPVEAEERSDLAGNIEIQRLQGASPAGSGGGGADVSTSNYPSVSSSSSEDQPDKSTGSGGKPPEIPSTKVKKKGQKRIRQPRFAFMTKSEVDHLEDGYRWRKYGQKAVKNSPFPRSYYRCTNSKCTVKKRVERSSEDPAIVITTYEGQHCHHTVGFPRGGIISHEATFASHMTPPTSQFYYPGMQLPRENPPSTVVQSQPLPVGARECNTVPTRTPQLPTDEGLLGDIVPPGMR; encoded by the exons ATGGACGATACAGAAAATCCTGATCCAGGGCCCGAGTTCACCAGCGAGTCAAGCTGGACACTCGGGCCTGACTCGGATAGAGCCAATTGTTTCTTCTCTAACCACAGAGAGAACTCCATACTCAGCGAATACGGCTGGAATCTTCAATCGGATGAACCAGCCCGGTTTATGGACCTGGATCCGGTCGAAGCAGAAGAGAGGTCCGATTTGGCGGGAAACATAGAGATTCAGCGATTGCAAGGAGCAAGTCCGGCCGGGTCTGGTGGTGGTGGCGCTGACGTTTCAACTTCAAATTACCCGTCGGTATCATCGAGCTCCAGCGAGGATCAGCCCGATAAGTCTACGGGCTCCGGCGGGAAACCGCCTGAGATACC GAGTACTAAGGTTAAAAAGAAGGGGCAAAAACGAATCCGGCAGCCACGCTTTGCTTTTATGACTAAAAGTGAAGTTGATCATCTTGAAGACGGATACCGATGGCGGAAATATGGACAGAAGGCAGTTAAAAATAGCCCATTTCCCAG GAGCTACTATCGCTGTACAAATAGCAAATGCACCGTGAAGAAAAGGGTTGAACGCTCGTCTGAAGATCCCGCCATTGTGATAACCACATATGAAGGCCAACACTGTCATCATACAGTTGGTTTTCCTCGAGGAGGAATCATCAGTCATGAAGCTACATTTGCTAGTCACATGACTCCTCCAACGTCGCAATTTTATTATCCCGGGATGCAGTTACCCCGAGAAAATCCTCCAAGTACTGTGGTACAGTCGCAACCGTTGCCAGTTGGAGCAAGAGAGTGCAACACAGTGCCAACGCGAACTCCCCAACTGCCAACAGATGAAGGACTGCTTGGGGATATCGTACCTCCTGGAATGCGTTGA
- the LOC118062359 gene encoding uncharacterized protein produces MEKEEDDAPLAVELEEIVPVKPSSSHSKQLQGEDVPVGVTVITGYLGSGKSTLVNHILNTQHGKRIAVILNEFGEEIGVERAMINEGEDGALVEEWVELANGCVCCTVKHSLVQALEQLVQMKERLDHILLETTGLANPAPLASVLWLDDQLESAVKLDSIITVVDAKNLHYQLSELQNSSSFPEASLQIAFADVIILNKVDLVSLGGSGEALKELENEIHKINSLANIIHSVRCQVDLSKILNCRAYDSKHFGHLEVLLEESKSLSTSDLHDSSLRTLCICESQKVDLDKVRLWLEEILWDKKDGMDVYRCKGVLHVRNSDELHTLQAVRELYDIVPARKWRSDENQINKIVFIGHNLKEDVLINSFRDCVVTT; encoded by the exons atggAGAAGGAAGAAGACGATGCGCCTCTCGCAGTTGAACTTGAAGAAATCGTACCGGTAAAACCCTCCTCCTCTCATTCAAAACAACTTCAAGGCGAAGACGTTCCTGTTGGAGTCACGGTCATCACGGGCTATCTGGGCTCTGGCAAATCCACT CTTGTTAATCATATCTTGAATACTCAACATGGAAAGAGGATCGCTGTCATTTTGAATGAGTTTGGTGAAGAAATTGGAGTTGAGAGGGCAATGATAAATGAAGGAGAAGATGGTGCTCTTGTTGAAGAGTGGGTCGAACTTGCTAATGGCTGTGTATGCTGCACTGTTAAGCATAGTTTAGTTCAAGCACTAGAGCAACTTGTTCAGATGAAGGAAAG ACTCGATCATATATTGCTTGAGACCACAGGGCTAGCAAATCCTGCTCCACTTGCTTCTGTTCTTTGGCTGGATGATCAGTTGGAATCAGCTGTCAAGCTTGATTCTATAATAACt GTTGTGGATGCCAAAAACCTTCATTATCAGCTCAGTGAGCTTCAGAATTCATCTTCGTTTCCTGAAGCATCTCTTCAAATAGCATTTGCG GATGTTATCATTCTTAACAAGGTTGATTTGGTTTCTTTGGGAGGTTCTGGAGAGGCTTTGAAGGAACTAGAAAATGAAATACATAAGATCAACTCCCTTGCTAATATCATTCATTCTGTTCGGTGTCAAGTAGACTTATCTAAGATATTAAACTGCCGGGCATATGATTCCAAA CACTTTGGTCATTTGGAAGTGTTATTAGAGGAAAGCAAGTCTTTATCTACCAGTGATCTTCATGATTCCAGCTTGCGAACTTTATGTATCTGTGAGTCGCAGAAGGTTGATCTTGATAAG GTTCGCCTGTGGCTTGAGGAGATTCTGTGGGACAAGAAAGATGGAATGGATGTATACCGCTGCAAAGGGGTTTTACATGTTCGAAACTCTGATGAACTACATACTTTGCAG GCTGTGCGGGAGTTATATGACATTGTTCCAGCTCGCAAGTGGAGAAGcgatgaaaatcaaattaacaaaatagtttttatag GTCATAACCTGAAGGAGGATGTTCTTATTAATTCCTTCAGAGATTGTGTAGTAACAACTTAG